In one Solanum lycopersicum chromosome 11, SLM_r2.1 genomic region, the following are encoded:
- the LOC101259808 gene encoding signal peptide peptidase-like, which yields MKNMERIANVALLGLSLAPLVVNVDPNVNVIVTACLTVFVGCCRSVKPTPPSETMSNEHAMRFPLVGSAMLLSLFLLFKFLSKDLVNAVLTCYFFVLGIAALSATLLPSIKRFLPKKWNDDLIIWHFPYFRSLEFEFTRSQIVSAIPGTIFCVWYAKQKHWLANNVLGLAFCIQGIEMLSLGSFKTGAILLTGLFVYDIFWVFFTPVMVSVAKSFDAPIKLLFPTADAKRPFSMLGLGDIVIPGIFVALALRFDVSRGKEPQYFKSAFLGYTFGLALTIFVMNWFQAAQPALLYIVPAVIGFLAVHCIWNGDVKPLLEFDEGKTKVAEEAEAKESKKVE from the exons ATGAAGAATATGGAGCGTATCGCGAATGTTGCTTTGTTAG GTTTGAGTCTGGCACCACTGGTGGTGAATGTGGATCCAAATGTAAATGTCATTGTAACAGCCTGCCTTACTGTCTTTGTGGGTTGCTGCCGTTCTGTTAAGCCTACTCCACCTTCG GAAACAATGTCTAATGAACATGCAATGAGGTTTCCCTTGGTTGGAAGTGCAATGCTCTTGTCATTGTTCTTGCTTTTTAAATTCCTGTCAAAAGACCTGGTTAATGCTGTTTTGACGTGCTACTTCTTCGTACTTGGCATTGCTGCACTTTC GGCAACATTGTTACCTTCTATTAAGCGGTTTTTGCCAAAGAAGTGGAATGATGATCTCATTATATGGCACTTCCCATATTTCCGCT CTTTGGAGTTTGAGTTCACAAGGTCTCAGATTGTTTCTGCAATTCCTGGAACCATTTTCTGTGTATGGTATGCTAAACAAAAGCATTGGCTAGCTAACAACGTTTTGGGCCTTGCCTTTTGCATTCAG GGTATTGAAATGCTTTCACTTGGATCATTTAAGACTGGTGCCATACTATTG ACAGGACTTTTTGTGTATGACATCTTCTGGGTCTTTTTTACCCCCGTGATGGTCAGTGTAGCCAAATCTTTTGATGCTCCTATCAAG CTTTTGTTTCCCACAGCGGATGCTAAACGCCCCTTCTCAATGCTGGGTCTTGGAGATATAGTTATACCGG GCATTTTTGTCGCATTGGCTCTCCGTTTTGATGTCTCCAGGGGGAAGGAACCCCAATACTTCAAGAGTGCATTTTTAGGATACACATTTGGTTTGGCACTCACAATATTTGTTATGAACTGGTTCCAAGCTGCACAG CCTGCTTTGCTATATATTGTTCCAGCTGTAATTGGATTCTTGGCGGTACATTGCATATGGAACGGGGATGTGAAGCCT TTGTTGGAGTTTGACGAAGGAAAGACAAAGGTCGCGGAAGAAGCTGAAGCCAAAGAAAGCAAGAAGGTAGAATGA
- the LOC109118915 gene encoding uncharacterized protein produces MGFLGGFIQQHQNSLEIIALEEVIKVNETQFELDPSGTNREKLHRSQVELRKHLQREEEFWKRKAGMEWFKEGERNTKFFHTIVKGRRKRMRFTKQEDNEDFKLLKELPVVINDEMNEELQSMPTKEEVKRAVMGLNKVSAAGPHGMSGEFFQHNWDTTGEDIFNMVKAFFNGAEV; encoded by the exons ATGGGATTCCTTGGAGGATTTATTCAACAACATCAGAATTCCCTG GAGATAATCGCTCTTGAAGAAGttataaaagtaaatgaaacaCAGTTTGAATTGGACCCTTCAGGAACTAACAGAGAAAAATTGCATAGATCTCAAGTGGAGCTAAGGAAGCATTTACAAAGGGAGGAAGAATTTTGGAAACGGAAAGCTGGAATGGAATGGTTCAAAGAGGGAGAGAGAAATACTAAATTCTTTCATACCATTGTTAAAGGAAGGAGGAAAAGGATGAGG TTCACGAAGCAGGAGGACAACGAAGATTTTAAGCTACTGAAGGAATTACCCGTAGTGATAAATGATGAGATGAATGAAGAGCTGCAAAGCATGCCAACAAAGGAGGAGGTCAAAAGGGCAGTAATGGGCTTAAACAAAGTCAGTGCAGCAGGACCACATGGTATGAGTGGAGAGTTTTTCCAACATAATTGGGATACCACAGGAGAGGATATTTTCAATATGGTCAAGGCATTCTTCAATGGTGCGGAG